A genomic stretch from Clavelina lepadiformis chromosome 5, kaClaLepa1.1, whole genome shotgun sequence includes:
- the LOC143460738 gene encoding E3 ubiquitin-protein ligase Topors-like yields the protein MAATVKDSDEVKDKDLQEKSPEGLAKNSPGTPERCAICLAPPENKAVTDSCFHAFCFSCLKEWSKVKAVCPLCKNEFRYILYNVRANDDYDRFEVPKPEPDPLNNHLQGLNFNFWLQETNHVVDHWMSSRMYEWRQRIQLEQENTRAALVASTNVDIIRQRRVLYRHRIQVSHVNNNKQIRDISSTFFRENPAQIHRLAPWLKRELIVVFGSNNMMLVNRVCDLILSAVSTLGITSTDFYNEIRPYFHDRTDHFLKEFISFASSPHDLPTYDSNARYDTSRSRRHWYRMNRSWSSSDDESLMTTVPGYSRCPLLGGRTPQPPPLAHVRDQFTLERRRTLNERLRSSLSQAPPKKPSRSAKKKRKLTTQIPAQNEIVVIDSSPEPTTSQQQALLKHESGDDCVEFVKYVKPPHLRTPDAVIELSSSSEADVPGPSNFDAATDDQPKHSTSGSGSDSNVTVKLKSVVVPVIKDSSSQAASSSEQALTSSMLSSLPSSSQSPDLTPRERNHSNTDSSTPGTASIRHLTSSPEKLRQSSTDSPGQRSHEPSRSFHKVYERKRASINALSRYFLEKTRRQLSDSEDDSSSDYASAYLPVPKRNKVVHKTMKHKKRKRSSKLLDDFQ from the exons CAGCGATGAAGTCAAGGATAAagatttgcaagaaaaatCACCTGAAGgtcttgcaaaaaattcaCCGGGTACCCCAGAAAG GTGTGCTATTTGTCTCGCTCCACCCGAGAACAAAGCTGTTACTGACAGCTGCTTTCATGCATTTTGCTTTAGTTGCTTGAAGGAATGGTCAAAAGTAAAG GCAGTGTGTCCTTTATGCAAGAATGAATTTCGTTATATCCTTTACAACGTTCGTGCAAATGACGATTACGATAGATTCGAAGTCCCAAAACCTGAACCCGATCCCCTGAATAACCACTTACAAGG gttaaattttaacttctgGCTGCAAGAAACAAATCATGTCGTGGACCACTGGATGTCTTCTCGAATGTATGAATGGCGTCAACGGATTCAACTGGAACAGGAAAACACAAGAGCAGCGTTGGTTGCATCCACAAATGTTGATATTATTAGGCAGCGAAGAGTGTTGTACAGACATCGCATACAA GTGTCACatgtaaacaacaacaaacaaatacgAGATATTTCATCAACATTTTTCCGCGAAAATCCTGCACAAATTCACCGCCTTGCCCCGTGGTTGAAGCGTGAACTGATCGTTGTATTTGGATCAAATAACAT GATGTTGGTGAACAGGGTTTGTGACCTCATTCTGTCTGCCGTGTCCACGCTGGGAATTACATCAACAGATTTTTACAACGAAATTCGACCATATTTCCATGACAGAACTGACCATTTTTTAAAGGAATTTATTTCCTTTGCGAGTTCACCCCATGATCTTCCCACCTATGATAG CAATGCAAGGTACGACACAAGTCGCTCAAGAAGGCATTGGTACAGAATGAACA GGTCTTGGAGCAGCAGTGATGATGAGAGCCTGATGACGACAGTTCCAGGATACTCTCGTTGTCCACTTCTAGGAGGACG CACGCCGCAGCCTCCACCGTTGGCTCACGTTCGTGATCAATTCACCCTCGAACGCCGAAGAACTCTTAACGAAAGATTGCG TTCGAGTCTGAGTCAAGCCCCCCCAAAGAAACCATCTCGGTCAGCAAAGAAGAAAAGGAAGCTGACGACACAGATTCCGGCACAGAATGAAATTGTTGTCATTGATTCTTCGCCTGAACCTACCACCAGCCAGCAGCAAGCCCTTTTGA AGCACGAGTCAGGCGATGATTGTGTGGAGTTTGTGAA ataTGTCAAACCTCCTCATCTAAGGACTCCGGATGCTGTTATCGAGCTTTCATCTTCATCTGAGGCAGATGTCCCTGGGCCAAGCAATTTTGATGCTGCCACTGACGACCAACCGAAACATTCAACTTCTGGCAGTGGTTCTGATTCTAATGTCACAGTCAAATTGAAAAGTGTCGTGGTTCCTGTGATAAAAG ACTCAAGCAGCCAAGCAGCGAGCTCCTCCGAGCAAGCATTGACATCCTCAATGTTGTCATCTTTGCCGTCGTCATCGCAATCTCCTGATCTAACTCCAAGAGAGCGAAACCACTCCAACACAGACTCTTCCACTCCAGGAACAGCATCTATCAGACATCTCACATCTTCCCCGGAAAAATTACGTCAATCTTCAACGGATTCGCCGGGTCAAAGGTCACACGAACCTTCGCGATCCTTCCATAAAGTTTACGAAAGAAAGCGAGCTTCCATAAACGCGTTGTCCCGATATTTCCTCGAAAAAACGCGCCGACAACTTTCCGACAGCGAAGATGACTCGAGCAGCGATTACGCGAGCGCTTACCTGCCGGTACCAAAGAGAAATAAAGTTGTACACAAGACAATGAAGCATAAGAAGCGGAAGCGTTCGTCGAAATTGCTTGACGATTTTCAGTGA
- the LOC143459163 gene encoding cytoplasmic dynein 1 light intermediate chain 2-like, whose protein sequence is MEKQKSGGSNIWTTLLSDASSSARSVFSTEKSIIIIGEDLSGKSVLAAKLQGSDDPHRGSGLDFQIIEVEDEDADESGVCRVWIVDGNLGYRSLLQFALPQDMVADSIIAVVVDMSQPWNIPDALDKWTRVLFEHVNSLKVEPNEMEALRQKLVDKFLGYVDPSEAADPKESKLVLTKTDNKTESAQLGDIALSENLGIPVVLVCTKCDQIETLESEYDYREEHFDYIQHYLRQYCLKHGAGLVYTSIKESKNIELLKKYLLHKLYDFPFSRIASVIDRDGVFVPIGWDSEKKISIVSDNLTNFNVSDPFNTVISRPPQSRMLSHDSMKEITVEDEQTFLAKAQVVLNKAPASTKPAAGDAAAMRSKIRVAQDPGRIGFNALPGSGTSPKTGKPEVGKPGASNERMLANFFNSLLNKKPGSPGGPSPAKAGSKPGQPGNLKPRASVKMEEQQGS, encoded by the coding sequence AtggaaaagcaaaaaagtGGAGGATCAAATATTTGGACAACTCTGTTGAGTGATGCATCAAGTTCTGCTCGTTCGGTATTCTCAACCGAGAAAAGTATTATTATCATCGGAGAGGATTTGAGTGGAAAATCGGTTTTAGCGGCTAAGTTACAAGGTTCGGACGATCCCCATCGTGGGTCAGGATTAGATTTTCAGATCATTGAAGTAGAAGACGAAGATGCTGATGAGAGTGGCGTGTGTCGTGTGTGGATTGTCGATGGCAACCTTGGTTATCGTAGTCTCCTGCAGTTTGCTCTACCTCAGGATATGGTTGCCGATTCTATCATCGCTGTGGTTGTGGACATGTCACAGCCGTGGAACATTCCGGATGCTTTGGACAAGTGGACAAGAGTTTTGTTTGAACATGTTAATAGCCTGAAAGTTGAACCAAATGAAATGGAAGCTCTCAGACAGAAACTCGTAGATAAATTCTTGGGTTACGTTGATCCTAGCGAAGCGGCAGACCCAAAGGAATCTAAACTGGTATTAACAAAGACTGATAATAAAACAGAATCAGCCCAGCTTGGCGATATTGCATTAAGTGAGAATCTTGGTATTCCTGTTGTTTTGGTTTGCACTAAATGTGATCAAATTGAAACCTTGGAAAGTGAATATGATTACAGAGAAGAACATTTTGATTATATTCAACATTACCTCAGGCAGTATTGCTTAAAGCACGGCGCTGGGTTAGTTTACACTTCCATCAAGGAAAGCAAGAACATAGAATTACTCAAGAAATATCTCTTACATAAACTCTATGATTTTCCATTCAGCAGAATCGCCTCTGTTATTGACCGAGACGGTGTGTTTGTACCGATCGGCTGGGATAGCGAAAAGAAGATTAGCATTGTTAGCGATAATTTAACAAACTTCAACGTTTCTGATCCTTTCAACACAGTGATATCTCGTCCACCGCAGTCAAGAATGTTGTCACATGACAGTATGAAGGAGATAACCGTCGAAGATGAACAAACCTTCCTTGCAAAGGCACAAGTTGTCCTGAACAAAGCTCCCGCATCTACAAAGCCAGCAGCCGGGGACGCTGCGGCAATGAGGAGCAAGATAAGAGTTGCTCAAGATCCGGGAAGGATTGGATTCAACGCTCTTCCAGGCTCAGGAACCTCACCAAAGACAGGGAAGCCTGAAGTTGGTAAACCTGGTGCAAGCAATGAGAGAATGCTGGCCAATTTCTTTAACTCTTTGCTGAACAAGAAACCTGGTTCACCGGGAGGACCTAGCCCTGCCAAAGCCGGCAGCAAGCCGGGGCAACCCGGAAACTTAAAGCCAAGAGCTTCGGTCAAAATGGAAGAGCAGCAAGGGtcttaa
- the LOC143459162 gene encoding putative lipid scramblase CLPTM1, with translation MADSQAVATPAQAGTGANEGAAAPPQSTWSVITGVLFRMWLMWMFMSWLRGDNKVQDKSGDGQNVAVKSSYNLFPLGEDLAMWAFVNEEEIFTKFTDPNAMFWNQDPISYGDWNDGPNKDGSFMYNSTLDISEKVQNNGSLYIHIYFTQSGHFPDPSLGKPFSKENTVLRSKQLNRYKKRTIKKTQNLLTGETKTDPNLLKHMEEHGSIEILSHWHPNLTINLVVDQTPWTKGKIPAPIDELVYFRSESSYEPIIYLNDYWNLMREHTPINSSVKQLNLCLTFQPITMWKLQMYVSQSMRNQWYNVLGDDYAQESEEDQDSVKEAILETNPYMLGLTVIVSIVHSVFEFLAFKNDIQFWRTRKSLEGLSVRSILWGVVQSVIVLLYVMDNDTNFVIKVSIFVGCLIDGWKITKVVSIGIDRENRWFGVIPRLTFTDNSSYVQSETKKYDQLAFKYLGMIFFPLLVAYAIYSLIYDEHKGVYSYVLGMLYGFLLTFGFIMMTPQLFINYKLKSVAHLPWRMLTYKALNTFIDDIFAFVIKMPTMYRIGCFRDDIVFFIYLYQRYAYRIDPKRVNEFGTSAEILESPAQDVTNDNNVTTPSVTDKKND, from the coding sequence ATGGCTGATAGCCAAGCCGTCGCTACCCCAGCCCAAGCCGGGACAGGTGCAAATGAAGGGGCTGCCGCTCCACCACAAAGCACTTGGAGTGTTATAACTGGAGTTCTGTTCCGTATGTGGCTGATGTGGATGTTTATGTCTTGGCTGAGGGGAGACAACAAGGTGCAGGACAAGTCTGGAGATGGACAGAATGTCGCAGTGAAATCATCATATAATTTATTTCCGCTCGGAGAAGATCTGGCAATGTGGGCTTTTGTGAATGAAGaggaaatttttacaaagtttacggatccaaatgcaatgttttggAACCAAGATCCCATTAGCTACGGAGACTGGAATGATGGACCAAATAAGGATGGGAGTTTCATGTACAACAGCACACTTGACATATCAGAGAAAGTTCAAAACAATGGATCCTTGTATATTCACATATATTTTACACAATCTGGTCATTTTCCTGATCCAAGTCTGGGCAAACCATTTTCAAAAGAGAATACTGTTCTCAGAAGTAAGCAGTTGAATCGTTACAAGAAACGGACGATTAAAAAGACTCAAAACTTATTAACCGGTGAAACAAAAACCGATCCTAATTTATTAAAGCATATGGAGGAACACGGCAGCATTGAAATCTTATCTCATTGGCATCCAAATTTAACGATAAACTTGGTGGTGGACCAAACACCTTGGACTAAGGGAAAAATTCCTGCGCCCATTGACGAACTTGTTTATTTTCGAAGCGAAAGTTCGTATGAACCCATCATATATCTCAATGACTACTGGAATTTGATGCGGGAACACACACCTATCAACAGCTCTGTAAAGCAGCTCAATCTTTGTCTAACCTTCCAGCCTATCACTATGTGGAAGTTACAAATGTACGTCTCCCAGAGTATGAGAAATCAATGGTACAATGTTCTCGGCGACGATTACGCTCAGGAATCCGAAGAAGACCAAGATTCTGTGAAAGAGGCAATCTTGGAAACAAATCCATACATGTTAGGTCTTACAGTAATTGTGTCAATTGTACACAGCGTGTTTGAGTTtcttgcatttaaaaatgatatCCAGTTTTGGAGAACCAGAAAATCTCTCGAAGGACTTTCTGTGCGTTCAATACTGTGGGGTGTTGTACAGTCAGTCATCGTGTTACTTTACGTAATGGACAACGATACAAATTTCGTTATTAAAGTTAGCATTTTTGTAGGCTGTCTTATTGATGGCtggaaaataacaaaagttgTTTCGATTGGTATTGATCGAGAGAATCGCTGGTTTGGTGTGATTCCACGTCTGACTTTTACAGACAACTCAAGTTACGTTCAGTccgaaacaaagaaatatgacCAACTTGCTTTCAAGTATTTGGGAATGATATTTTTCCCTCTATTAGTTGCCTATGCAATCTATTCGTTGATCTATGACGAGCACAAAGGTGTTTATTCGTATGTGCTTGGGATGTTATACGGCTTCCTTTTGACCTTTGGCTTCATCATGATGACTCCTCAACTCTTTATTAATTACAAGTTGAAGTCGGTCGCTCATCTTCCTTGGCGGATGCTAACCTACAAGGCTTTGAATACGTTCATTGACGACATCTTTGCGTTTGTGATAAAAATGCCAACAATGTATAGAATCGGATGCTTCAGGGATGATATTGTGTTCTTCATCTATCTTTACCAACGGTACGCTTACCGCATTGATCCAAAACGAGTCAACGAGTTTGGCACATCTGCCGAGATTTTGGAATCACCGGCTCAAGATGTAACTAATGATAATAATGTAACTACCCCTTCTGTGACAGACAAGAAAAATGACTAA
- the LOC143459825 gene encoding splicing factor 3B subunit 2-like produces the protein MANPGIDLNTLPEADLQLQPPGLDQDNEEVQDGTNLTNGETPKTLEELKQEILTNEGTDAESREDAAAKQRQALKNKKKRERKKRRKAEVLMEKYKSKHSNQIEPDKKQTDHEGAVELEYVTEDPDFNDPQLFMFKKIFQAFKIADEVEQAKKDSEVSKTALAKSKEKIVEKVKAFGAESSDEEEATDDNKDKISKKKLRRMNRLSVAELKQLVIRPDVVEMHDVTAQDPKLLVHLKATRNSVNVPRHWCFKRKYLQGKRGFEKPPFDLPECIKNTGIMEMRQALQEKEDQRTLKSKMREKVRPKMGKIDIDYQKLHDAFFRYLTKPKMTIHGDLYYEGKEFETRLKEKKPGILSDNLRIALGMPVGDGALKIPPPWLIAMQRYGPPPSYPNLKIPGLNCPIPDSCAFGYHAGGWGKPPVDEHGRPLYGDVFGTQSTEFAGQEEDDETDRTAWGDLESESEEESSEEEESEDEDKKAPDESGFVTPAESGMITPSGISTVPTGMETPDMIELRKRKIEDAMEGGDTPQLYQVLPEKSAAAAVGRSMMGSAHTYDVNTTRRPAGSSDVDGVEVALNPEELELDTVAMAAKYEARVREQELVQKEDFSDMVAEHAAKQKKKRKAQTQDTSRSTKKYKEFKF, from the exons ATGGCCAACCCTGGAATAGACTTAAATACTCTTCCTGAGGCTGACTTGCAACTCCAACCCCCAGGTTTGGATCAGGACAATGAAGAGGTCCAGGATGGAACCAACCTTACT AATGGTGAAACTCCAAAAACCCTGGAAGAATTGAAACAAGAGATCCTAACGAATGAAGGCACTGATGCTGAATCTCG GGAAGACGCGGCTGCAAAGCAACGACAAGCGTTGAAGAATAAGAAGAAACGAGAAcggaagaaaagaagaaaagcCGAAGTTTTGATGGAAAAGTATAAAAGCAAACATTCTAACCAAATTGAACCCGACAAAAAGCAAACTGATCATGAAGGGGCTGTGGAATTGGA ATATGTCACCGAAGATCCCGACTTCAATGACCCACAACTTTTCATGTTTAAGAAAATTTTCCAAGCTTTTAAGATAGCAGATGAG GTGGAACAAGCAAAAAAAGACAGTGAAGTAAGCAAAACTGCTTTGGCAAAGTCAAAGGAGAAAATTGTGGAAAAAGTTAAAGCTTTCGGTGCAGAAAGCAGTGATGAAGag GAGGCCACGGATGACAATAAagacaaaatttcaaagaaaaagttGCGAAGAATGAATCGATTGAGCGTCGCTGAACTGAAGCAACTTGTCATCCGACCTGATGTTGTAGAAATGCACGATGTGACAG CCCAAGACCCGAAACTGCTGGTTCATCTCAAAGCGACTCGTAATTCAGTTAACGTGCCCCGACACTGGTGTTTCAAGAGAAAATATCTGCAAGGTAAACGGGGTTTTGAAAAGCCTCCGTTTGACCTTCCAGAATGCATTAAAAATACTGGAATTATGGAAATGAGACAAGCATTGCAAGAAAAG GAAGATCAACGAACGCTCAAGTCGAAGATGAGGGAAAAGGTTCGTCCCAAGATGGGCAAGATAGACATCGATTACCAGAAGCTCCACGACGCCTTCTTCCGTTATTTGACCAAACCTAAAATGACCATTCACGGCGACCTCTACTACGAGGGCAAGGAATTTGAGACAAgattaaaagaaaagaaacCCGGAATTTTATCGGATAACTTGCGTATAGCACTCGGAATGCCTGTTGGAGAT GGCGCATTAAAAATTCCCCCACCATGGTTAATAGCTATGCAGAGGTATGGACCCCCGCCTTCCTATCCCAATCTTAAAATTCCTGGTCTCAACTGCCCCATACCAGATAGTTGTGCATTTGGTTACCATGCGGGTGGATGGGGTAAGCCCCCAGTTGATGAACATGGCCGACCGCTTTATGGCGACGTTTTCGGAACTCAATCAACCGAGTTTGCTGGACAGGAAGAAG ATGATGAGACCGATCGAACCGCTTGGGGAGATCTTGAATCCGAGAGTGAAGAGGAATCTTCAGAGGAAGAGGAAAGTGAAGATGAGGATAAGAAAGCTCCGGATGAGTCTGGATTTGTTACTCCCGCAGAGAG CGGCATGATAACCCCGAGTGGTATATCAACTGTTCCAACCGGAATGGAAACTCCTGACATGATCGAACTGAGAAAACGTAAAATTGAAGACGCCATGGAAGG TGGTGATACTCCACAACTCTATCAAGTTTTGCCGGAAAAATCGGCTGCCGCCGCCGTGGGTCGAAGCATGATGGGATCTGCCCACACTTACGATGTCAATACG ACTCGACGTCCAGCTGGTTCATCTGATGTCGATGGCGTCGAGGTCGCTCTAAATCCAGAAGAACTTGAGCTTGACACCGTTGCCATGGCAGCGAAGTATGAGGCTAGAGTACGCGAACAGGAATTAGTTCAAAAGGAGGATTTCAGCGACATGGTTGCGGAACATGCAGCAAAACAGAAG AAAAAGAGGAAAGCACAGACCCAAGATACCAGCAGAAGTACCAAGAAGTACAAGGAattcaaattttaa